In one window of Rutidosis leptorrhynchoides isolate AG116_Rl617_1_P2 unplaced genomic scaffold, CSIRO_AGI_Rlap_v1 contig338, whole genome shotgun sequence DNA:
- the LOC139882999 gene encoding uncharacterized protein, protein MEGDEADDDAVVYREPLAHQEENSPPHVVDLVVDKAEGTMPDGEGGKTADLEVEANNAFVDSLLYQHDGAWLQGVLVVTNQSLLFLDDGTGVIQLSLSADFLLSNWTSGMYVMVVGGYFLHPGDVPIIKVHKIVDLSAFHDQEAMWYLEVIEAYKLFYQPLMEDDEEIEN, encoded by the exons ATGGAAGGAGATGAGGCTGATGATGATGCCGTGGTGTACCGAGAGCCTCTTGCCCACCAGGAAGAGAACTCGCCTCCGCACGTGGTGGATCTAGTTGTGGACAAAGCCGAAGGGACTATGCCGGATGGTGAAGGAGGGAAAACTGCTGACTTAGAAGTCGAGGCTAACAATGCCTTCGTTGATTCCCTCCTTTATCAACACG ACGGAGCATGGTTACAGGGCGTTTTGGTGGTTACCAATCAATCCCTTTTGTTCCTCGACGATGGCACAGGCGTCATCCAACTTTCACTCTCTGCCGATTTCCTCCTCTCTAATTGGACTTCTGGGATGTACGTTATGGTCGTCGGCGGCTATTTTCTCCATCCCGGTGATGTTCCCATTATCAAG GTCCACAAGATTGTTGATCTTTCGGCTTTTCATGATCAAGAAGCTATGTGGTATCTCGAAGTCATAGAGGCATACAAACTCTTTTACCAGCCCCTAATGGAAGATGACGAAGAAATAGAGAATTGA